ACACGGTCGGGGTAGACCCAGACCGGAAGATCGGTGGCACGGGCGATCAGCAGGGGCTCGTCGCCGACGTCTTCCGCGCGGGAATGCTCGCGCACCGGGCGCGGGTGCTTGAGCAGCGCGCCGTAGCCACGCGAGACGATGCCGGGGCGCAGGCCCGCGTCGGCCAGCGCCGAGGCCAGCGCGATCACGGCCGGCGTCTTGCCGGCGCCGCCGACGGTGACATTGCCGACCACCACCACCGGCACCGGCAGGCGCACCGAGCGCAGCCAGCCCCAGCGGAACAGCCGCCGGCGCAGCCCGCTGACGGCCCCGAACAGCAGCGACAGCGGCCACAGCATCCGCGCAAACCAGCCGCGCCGCTGCCATTGGCGGGTGACGAAGCTGGCTAGGCGGTGCTGGGCAACGGGCATGCGGTGCGGGCGGGGTCAGCGAGCGGCGTTGCCGGTCTGGGTGGCGAAGGTCAGGTGCGACAAGCCGGCCACGCGGGCGGCTTCCATCACGTTGACGACAGCCTGGTGCGCGGCCTGCGCATCGGCGTTGATCACCACCACCGGCTCGGGACCGCCGCCGCTGCCCGCGGCACTGCGCAGGGCATCGGACAGGCTGGTCACGTCGCGGGTGTCGAGCACCTGCTTGTCGACCGAATAGACGCCGTTGGCCGTGATCGATACGACGATCTGGCCCGGGCGCTCGGTGGCCTTCGCCGCGTCGGCGGTCGGCAGGTTGACCTTCAGTTCGGTGTAACGGGAATACGTGGTCGTGATCATCAGGAAGATGAGGATCACGAGCAGCACGTCGATCAGCGGGATCAGGTTGATCTCCGGCTCTTCGCGGGCATGGCGCGGGCGGAAGCGCATGGCTTGCTCCAGTGCGTGCCGGTCAGCCGCGCCGCGGCGGCAGGATCGCGTCGAGGTACGTGGCGGACAGGTGCTCGAGTTCGACCACGTAGCTGTCGACCACGCCACGGAAGTAGCGCCAGAAGATCAGCGTCGGGATGGCCACCACCAGGCCCAGCGCCGTGTTGTACAGCGCGACCGAGATGCCGTGCGCGAGCGTCTGCGGGTTGGTGCCGGCGGCGGTCTGGCTGCCGAAGATCTCGATCATGCCGACCACGGTGCCGAACAGACCCATCAGCGGCGCCACCGAGGCGATGGTGCCGAGTGCGTTCAGGTAGCGCTCCAGGCGGTGG
The sequence above is a segment of the Ralstonia nicotianae genome. Coding sequences within it:
- a CDS encoding MotA/TolQ/ExbB proton channel family protein — its product is MFSIIQAAGWPIWPLLIASVLALALIIERFVALQRKKIIPPKVYDEALAVAHQRKATPEVVNTLEQGSPLGRVLAAALRHVVLHPATTREAAKEVVEEAGQNVAHRLERYLNALGTIASVAPLMGLFGTVVGMIEIFGSQTAAGTNPQTLAHGISVALYNTALGLVVAIPTLIFWRYFRGVVDSYVVELEHLSATYLDAILPPRRG
- a CDS encoding ExbD/TolR family protein — encoded protein: MRFRPRHAREEPEINLIPLIDVLLVILIFLMITTTYSRYTELKVNLPTADAAKATERPGQIVVSITANGVYSVDKQVLDTRDVTSLSDALRSAAGSGGGPEPVVVINADAQAAHQAVVNVMEAARVAGLSHLTFATQTGNAAR